A genomic region of Trifolium pratense cultivar HEN17-A07 linkage group LG3, ARS_RC_1.1, whole genome shotgun sequence contains the following coding sequences:
- the LOC123914996 gene encoding probable Histone-lysine N-methyltransferase ATXR5: SNPMAPTTPSPSSPKLVSLIRGTHAPQDIQKKLRLKKYKSMEDIMARARYVVLEKEDYSNTLCEKCGSGDNPDELILCDRCDGGFHMKCVRPILARIPIGQWICPNCSGTKKETKFTERRILEFFGIRRVDFRNVSSPHDARRRRRRQRPLVLQKKSRRILPFVPTKDLDRRLKQMASLASALTSLNMEFSNHLTYFPGMAPRSANQSSLENGGMQILTKEDHETIERCTTMIKQGEFPPLMVVYDSCQGYTVEADGPIKKMTFIAEYTGDVDYLKKRESDDCDSIMTLLLAEESASSLVICADKRANISRFISGINNHNPEGKKKQNCKCVRYAVDGESRVFLVAIRDISEGEKLYYDYNGFEYQYPTHNFV, translated from the exons TCCAATCCAATGGCTCCGACAACCCCATCCCCTTCATCTCCAAAGCTTGTCAGCTTAATCCGCGGTACGCATGCACCCCAAGACATTCAGAAGAAGTTGCGGCTTAAGAAATATAAATCGATGGAGGATATAATGGCAAGGGCAAGGTACGTCGTGCTTGAAAAGGAGGATTATAGTAACACCCTGTGTGAAAAATGCGGCTCCGGTGACAACCCAGATGAACTCATTTTATGCGATAGATGTGATGGCGGTTTCCACATGAAATGTGTGAGACCAATTCTTGCAAGAATTCCAATTGGACAATGGATTTGCCCCAACTGTTCAGGCACAAAGAAAGAAACAA AGTTCACTGAAAGGAGAATTCTAGAATTTTTCGGAATTCGAAGGGTGGATTTCAGAAATGTTTCTTCCCCTCATG ATGCTAGGAGGCGTCGGAGACGTCAAAGACCTCTTGTGTTACAAAAGAAAAGCAGGAGAATTTTACCATTTGTTCCTACAAAAGATCTTGATAGGAGACTGAAACAAATGGCTTCTCTTGCTTCTGCTTTAACATCTTTGAATATGGAGTTCAGTAATCACCTCACTTACTTTCCAGGAATGGCTCCTAGGTCTGCTAACCAATCATCTTTAGAAAATGGTGGCATGCAG ATTCTTACTAAGGAAGATCATGAGACCATAGAACGTTGCACAACAATGATTAAACAAGGCGAATTTCCTCCCTTGATGGTCGTTTACGATTCATGTCAAGG CTATACTGTGGAGGCTGATGGCCCAATcaaaaaaatgacatttattGCAGAATACACAGGAGATGTTGATTATCTAAAGAAAAGAGAATCTGATGATTGCGACAGTATAATGACGCTGCTTCTTGCAGAAGAAAGTGCTTCTAGTCTTGTTATTTGTGCTGATAAACGCGCAAACATTTCTCGTTTTATCAGTGGCATCAACAACCATAACCC GGAAGGTAAGAAGAAGCAAAACTGCAAATGTGTCAGATATGCTGTTGACGGCGAATCTCGAGTATTTTTGGTTGCTATCCGAGATATTTCGGAAGGCGAAAAATTATATTATGACTACAATGGTTTCGAGTATCAATACCCGACACATAATTTTGTCTGA